Part of the Nicotiana sylvestris chromosome 2, ASM39365v2, whole genome shotgun sequence genome, AAAGTTCACACCTTCCTCCAACATGAATCCCACGTCTCTATTTAACAGCCTAACTGTCCCCCTTAACTGCTTCTACTGCACTTCTTTTTCCCTCTGCTAACTCCAAGAAAAGACCATTCACAAAAAAATTAGCAAAACTtccaaaatttccattttctggTGTTTCTTTTTCATAGTGAAAGATGAAGTGGGGAAAGAAGAAGCCTTCATCTTCATTGATCAATCATGTTTTCCCTGTTTCTTGGCTCTCAAAATTCAAACAAAAGAAGAATGGCAACACTGAGAATCAAGAAGCAGCAAAAATGAAGCAGAAGAGCAAGGCGAATTTGACTTCTTTGACATCGCCGACGAATGTTAGCTTGAAAGAAGGCAGATTCTATGGTGgggatgatgatgatgatccttaCTGGAGGCTTTCTTTTACTGAAGACAGATTTGAAGCTTATCATCAGAATCAACAAATTCAGAACCCACTCTGGAATGGTTCTTATGATGAATGTGATCAAGTTTCAGCTTGGAATTCCAAGATTCTTTTGGGAGAAGAGGATCACAAGTTCAATTATATGGTTTCAAGAAAGATAACGGAAAAGCCCAAGAAAATGTGGATTACACAGAAAGAAGCAGAATTCAGTAACAGAAAGATGAATTCTGTCAGAGATGAGAAGCTGAGGAAACTGAGTAGAAAAGCTCTGGAGCAGAGAATAGCAGAAAATGCAAGAGAACCtgatcaagaagaagaagaagaagaaagagcagCAGCGGTGATAGAGAAAGATATATTCGAAATAGAGCCCGAGAATGAGAAGGTAATGCAAAAGAGGAAGGAGAAAACAACAGC contains:
- the LOC104216531 gene encoding transcription repressor OFP5, producing MKWGKKKPSSSLINHVFPVSWLSKFKQKKNGNTENQEAAKMKQKSKANLTSLTSPTNVSLKEGRFYGGDDDDDPYWRLSFTEDRFEAYHQNQQIQNPLWNGSYDECDQVSAWNSKILLGEEDHKFNYMVSRKITEKPKKMWITQKEAEFSNRKMNSVRDEKLRKLSRKALEQRIAENAREPDQEEEEEERAAAVIEKDIFEIEPENEKVMQKRKEKTTAYCTRNTRSVTDSSQNTVEETYMFESLNLDEEADELSEEEFESECLEMKDMKIKEMSEKSDYQQRKSVYINQKRRRKHGVKLRAYSPRTTAKIECRIKALEDMKKAKMKMRQETKERSGGDRTVFDSYAVVKSSFDPFRDFRESMIEMITQRGIKNSEELEELLACYLTLNCDEYHDLIIKVFRQVWFELNQVNIGAGLQNCCCSDDLGIA